The following are encoded together in the Perca flavescens isolate YP-PL-M2 chromosome 22, PFLA_1.0, whole genome shotgun sequence genome:
- the shha gene encoding sonic hedgehog protein, with amino-acid sequence MLLWTRIVLVGLICLSLVSSGMGCGPGRGYGRRRHPKKLTPLAYKQFIPNVAEKTLGASGRYEGKITRNSERFKELTPNYNTDIIFKDEENTGADRLMTQRCKDKLNSLAISVMNQWPGVKLRVTEGWDEDGHHFEESLHYEGRAVDITTSDRDKSKYGTLSRLAVEAGFDWVHYESKAHIHCSVKAENSVAAKSGGCFPGSSTVTLQDGTKKAVKHLQTGDRVLAADDDGNPIYTDFIMFIDQDSTTRRLFYVIETDSGQKITLTAAHLLFVGHNTTEEERMSAIFASQVQSGQKVFVLYAERSRLEPVTVKRIYTEEHEGSFAPVTVQGTVVVDQILASCYAVIDDHDLAHWALAPIRLAHWVSSWLFRSQPQVSAQNDGVHWYSKILYQLGTWLLDSHSIHPLGMSVYPS; translated from the exons ATGCTGCTCTGGACCAGAATCGTATTGGTCGGTCTCATCTGCTTGTCCTTGGTGTCATCTGGGATGGGATGCGGACCGGGCAGGGGCTACGGCAGGAGAAGACACCCGAAGAAACTGACACCTCTTGCGTACAAGCAGTTCATCCCCAACGTGGCGGAGAAGACCCTCGGGGCAAGCGGCAGATACGAAGGCAAGATCACAAGAAACTCCGAGCGATTTAAAGAACTGACTCCCAATTATAATACTGACATCATATTCAAGGACGAGGAGAACACCGGTGCCGACAGGCTAATGACTCAG AGATGTAAAGACAAGTTGAACTCTCTGGCCATCTCAGTGATGAATCAGTGGCCTGGTGTGAAGCTGCGGGTCACAGAAGGATGGGATGAAGACGGACACCACTTCGAGGAGTCGCTCCACTACGAGGGCAGGGCCGTGGACATCACCACCTCGGACAGAGACAAGAGCAAATACGGCACTCTGTCCAGGCTGGCGGTGGAAGCCGGATTCGACTGGGTCCATTATGAATCCAAAGCCCACATTCACTGCTCTGTGAAAGCAG AAAACTCAGTGGCAGCAAAGTCAGGCGGCTGCTTCCCAGGCTCCTCCACTGTCACCCTTCAGGATGGAACCAAGAAGGCGGTCAAACACCTCCAAACCGGCGACAGAGTCCTGGCAGCAGATGACGATGGAAACCCGATTTACACCGACTTCATCATGTTCATAGACCAAGACTCGACTACCAGGAGGCTCTTCTACGTGATCGAAACCGACTCGGGCCAGAAAATCACCCTCACCGCCGCGCACCTCCTCTTCGTCGGCCACAACACCACGGAAGAGGAGCGGATGTCTGCGATCTTCGCCAGCCAAGTCCAATCTGGACAAAAGGTGTTCGTGTTATATGCTGAGCGAAGTCGACTCGAGCCTGTGACCGTAAAACGGATTTACACGGAAGAGCACGAGGGCTCTTTTGCGCCAGTGACCGTGCAGGGGACAGTCGTGGTGGACCAGATCCTTGCGTCCTGTTACGCAGTGATCGATGACCACGATCTGGCGCACTGGGCCCTGGCACCCATCAGGCTCGCCCACTGGGTGTCATCGTGGCTTTTCCGTTCCCAGCCTCAAGTCAGTGCACAGAACGACGGAGTGCACTGGTACTCCAAGATCCTCTATCAATTAGGAACATGGCTCTTGGACAGCCACTCGATCCATCCACTTGGGATGTCAGTTTATCCAAGTTGA